Below is a genomic region from Microbacterium esteraromaticum.
TTACATTCCGTGACCCTGTGTTGCGGGTGATGACGGGGCGGGTGGCCGGGCATCCGGATGCCCGATTACCGTCGCCGCATGACTCTTCTCAGCGACCGGTTCACCGCCGTTCCCGACGTCACCGCCGATGAGCGGGCGGAGCGCCTGACCGATGCAGGCGAGGTGTGGAACGAGCGCATCGCCCGCGACGTCACCAACGCCGCTCTCACCTACCGGGTCACCGGACGAGGGGTCGGCTCGGTCGGCACCGAGATCCAGTCGGGGCGGCACCGCTTCCTCGTCGACGAGCCCGCGGGTCTGGCCGGCGACGACACCGCGCCGAGCCCGGTGGAGTACGCGCTGGGCGCCCTCGTCTCGTGTCAGGTGGTCGTCTTCCGCCTCTACGCGCAGGCTCTGGGCCTGACGATCGACGAGATCGAGATCTCCGCCGAGGGCGACCTCGATGTGCGCAAGCTCTTCGGCATCGACGAGTCGGGTCGCGCAGGATTCCACGACGTGCGCGTGCGAGTGGAGATCACCGGGCCGAACACGGCCGAGGAGTACGACCGGCTGCGTGCCGTCGTCGACGAGCACTGCCCCGTGCTCGATCTGTTCGCGAACCCCGTGCCGGTGTCGGGCGCCCTCGTCTGACGGCATCCGTCGCCCGCCGACTCATCAGACGCAGGCTATTCGTCCGACGCAGGATCGGCATCCGCTTTCCGCTCCTGCGCTCGCGTGTTCTCCTGCACCGGATGATGCGGCGGACGCGCCCGACTCGCCACGCGACGCCGCCACTAGAGTGAGCCACATGCGCTCAGCGTCGAATCCGCTCACTCGGGACAGATCACCCGCTACGCGATCGGGTCGCTCGGCACCGGCGGGTTCGCCACGCTGCCCGGCCTGGTGCTCGTCTACTATCTGACCGACTCTCTGGGCGTGACCGCGCTCGCCGCGGGAGCGATCGTCACCGGAGCGAAGGTCTGGGACGTGCTCATCGACCCGGTGATCGGCGGGCTCAGCGACGCGGCGCTCGCCCGCACCGGCTCGCGCCGCGGGCTCATGCTCATCGGCTCGATCGGCCTGCCGATCGCTTTCGCGCTGACGTTCGCCGTGCCGGCGGGGATGGGGCCCGCAGCCTCCGGTGCCTGGGTGCTGATCGCGTTCATGCTCGCAGCGACATGCTTCAGCCTCTTCCAGGTGCCGTACATCGCCCTGCCCGCCGAACTGACCGACGACTACCGCGAGCGCACCCGCCTGCTCACCTGGCGCGTGGTGGTGCTCACGGTCGCGATCCTGCTCTTCGGAGCCGGCGGGCCGGAGATCCGCGGCATGTTCCCCGACGACCCGCGGCTCGGATACCTCGTGATGGCGGTCGTCGCCGCAGTGCTGCTCGGACTCGGACTCGTGATCGCGTCGACCGTCGCGCAGAGCCGCCCTCCGCTGCCCGTCCGCCCCGGCGCCTCGATCGCGATGCACTACCGCGACGGCATCACGGTGCTCCGCGAGAGTCAGCCGTTCCGCGTGCTGCTCGGTACCTTCATGCTCCAGGGGCTCGCCACCGGCCTCATGCTCGCCGCCGCGCAGTTCGTGGCGCGGTGGGTGCTGGGCGATGAGGGCGCGGTGACGCCGCTGTTCGTCGCGCTGATCGCACCGGCCCTGCTGATGGCACCGGTGTGGAAGGCGGTCGCCGACCGCGTCGGCAAGGAGCGCGGCTTCCGGCTCGCGAGCGCGGTCTTCCTCGTCGCGACCGTCGTGCTCGGCCTGATGGTGTGGATACCAGGGTGGTGGATCCTCGCGCCCGTCTCGCTCGCGGGCGCGGCGTACGCCGGCATGCAGACCCTGCCGATGGCGATGCTGCCCGACGTGATCGCGCACGACCGCACCGCAGGAGGCGGCGACGGCAGGTCGGGAGTGTTCAGCGGGGTCTGGACGGCGGGCGAGACCACGGGGATGGCGCTCGGCGCGACCGTGCTGTCTGTCGTGCTCGCCCTGACCGGATACATCGAGACCACCGCCGCGGTCGAGGTAGCACAGCCGGATGCCGCGGTCGCGGGCATCGCGGTGGCCTTCAGCCTGCTTCCGGCCGCGCTCATGCTGCTCAGCATGGTCGTGCTCGCACGCTATCGGCTGCGTGAGCAGGACATCGTCGGGACGTCTGCATGAGCGACATCCTCGAGCGGCTGCGCCGGATGCGGGAGGGCGATGCGCCCACCCACGGCGGTCGCGTGCTGTCTTACGTGTACGACTCGGGTCTGGATGAGATCGACGACCTGGCCGATGCCGCCGCGCGCCTCGCGCGCCCGCTGAACGGCCTCGATCCGACGGTCTTCCCGTCGATCGCGGCCATGGAGCGCGACGTGATCGGCTTCACCAGGCGGATGCTGCACGGCGGCCGCAGCGTGGTCGGCACCGTCACGAGCGGGGGGACCGAGAGCTGCCTGCTCGCGGTGAAGACCGCGCGGGATCTGTGGCGCTCGTCGCATCCTGAGCACGCCTCTCGCCGCCCGCGCCTCGTGGCCCCCGCCACTGCGCACGCCGCATTCATCAAGGCGGCGCAGCTCTTCGACCTGGACTTCGACCCTGTGCCCTGCTCGCCCGACGGCGTCGTCTCGGCGTCGGACGTGATCGAGCGCCTCGGAGAGGACGTCGCACTCGTCGTGGTCTCCGCTCCCTCCTATCCCACCGGGGCGCTCGACCCGATCGCGGAGGTCGCGGCCGCGGCATCCGCTCGCGGGATCTCCTGCCACGTCGACTCGTGCTTCGGGGGATTCGTGCTGCCGTGGTGGCCCGACCTGCCCTCCTGGGACTTCCGCGTCCGCGGCGTGACGAGCATCTCCGCCGACCTGCACAAGTTCGGCTACGCGCCGAAGGGGGTGTCGGTACTGCTGCAGCGGGGCAGGCGGCGACACCGCGCGCAGTTCTTCGCCACGACCGGGTGGGCGGGCTACCCCGTCGTGAACCCGACTCTGCTCGGCTCGCGCTCGGCGTCGCCCCTCGCCGCTGCGTGGGCGATCACGCAGCATCTCGGCTCCGACGGCTACGCGCGGCTGACCGGGTCGATCCACCGGGTGGCCTCCGCTGTCGCGGCTGCGGTGGAGGGCATTCCAGGGCTGAGGGTCATCGGCGATCCGACCGGCCCCGCGATCGCGCTGGGCGCCGACCCGAGCGTGCCCGAGGAGAAGCGCGTCGATCCGCATCGACTGGCCGACGCGCTGGTGGCGCATGGCTGGAAGATCCAGCCGCAGCCGGGCCTCGTGCAGAGCGACGGGGTGCGCATCTCGCACAGCGCGCATCTCACCCTGACGCCGGTGCTCGAGCAGCGGGTGGGCGAGTTCATCGGCGCGCTGGCGGCATCTGCCGACGAGGTGCGCGGTCAGGGGCAGGCGGATCCGCGGATGCTGCTCGCCGCTCTGCGCGCGCTCGGCTACGGCGAAGGCGGTCGCGTGCCCGGACCGGCCGCCGCGTGGCGGCTGCTTCGGCTCGCCGGTGCGGGATCGGTGTCGGCCGATCAGCCGATGTCGATGCTCATGGCGCTGATCGAGCAGCTGCCGAGGCCGGTGGCGGAGGCGCTCCTGACCGAACTGCTCGCTCGGATGTCGGAGCCCTGACCCTGCTGTTCACGCGCGACTCGCGGGACTGATAGCCTGGTCGGCTCGCTGCTCGACAGGGCGGGCGGAAGGAGCCCGCTGTGGGCCACATCGATGTCAGCGCGATCGCGCTGACGCTGCCTGACGGACGGCCGCTGCTCGACGAGGTGACATTCCGCGTCAGCGCCGGTTCGACCAGCGCCCTGATCGGCCCGAACGGCGCCGGCAAGTCCACGATGCTGCGGATCATCCGCGGTGAGCTCGGGGCCGATTCGGGCGTCGTCACGATCGACGGATCGCTCGGGGTGATGGATCAGTTCGTCGGTCACGGCGATTCGGGAACGACGGTGCACGATCTGCTCGTCCGGGTCGCGCCCGCCCGCATCCGCACGGCGGCCGTGGCGCTCGAAGAGGCTGAGAACGCGCTCATCGACGACGACACGGAGCGGACGCAGATGCGCTACGCCGCCGCGATCGCCGACTACGCGGACGCGGGCGGCTACGAGCACGAGACGGTCTGGGACCAGTGCACGGTCGCGGCGCTCGGCATCCCGTTCGAGCGGGCGCGGTTCCGCGACCTGGACACCCTCTCGGGCGGCGAGCAGAAGAGGCTGGCCCTGGAGGTGCTGCTGCGCGGACCGGATGACGTGCTGCTTCTCGACGAGCCCGACAACTACCTCGATGTCCCCGGCAAGCGGTGGCTCGAGCAGCGCCTTCGGGAGACATCGAAGACGGTGCTGCTGGTGTCGCACGACCGCGAGCTGCTCGCCAGGGCGGCCGATCGCATCGTGACGCTGGAGGTCGGCGGAGCGGGAGCCACGGCGTGGGTGCACGGCGGCGGCTTCGGCACGTATCACCGGGCCAGGGACGAGCGCATGGAGCGGCTCGACGAGCTGCGCCGGCGGTGGGACGAGCAGCACGACAAACTCAGGAAGCTCGTCGCGACCCTTAAGGTCAAGGCGACCGCGAACGACGGGTTCGCCTCGCGATATCGGGCGGCGCAGACGCGGCTGAAGTGGTTCGAGGACGCCGGACCGCCGGAGGAGCGTCCGCCCGCGCAGGACTTCGACATGCGACTGCGCGGGGCGCGCACAGGCAAGCGCGCGATCGTGTGCTCTGCGCTGGAGCTCACCGGGCTGATGAAGCCGTTCGACGCCGAGATCTGGTTCGGCGACCGCGTCGCCGTGCTCGGCTCGAACGGCTCGGGGAAGTCGCACTTCCTGCGGCTGCTCGCCGGTGGCGGCAGCGATCCGGACCCGACGCTCGGACATCTGACCGACGCCGCGCAGGCACTCGACCCTGTCGAGCACACCGGCTCTGCGACGCTCGGCGCCAGGGTGGTTCCTGGTCTGTTCGCGCAGACGCACGCGCATCCGGAGTTCATCGGGCGCACCCTGCTCGACATCCTGCATCGCGGCGACGATCGTCGCGCGGGGATGCCGAGGGATGCCGCGAGCTCGGCGCTGGATCGCTACGGGCTGGTGCGGCAGGCGCAGCAGGCGTTCGACCAGCTCTCGGGCGGCCAGCAGGCCCGGTTCCAGGTGCTGCTGCTCGAACTGAGCGGAGCGACGCTGCTGCTGCTCGACGAGCCGACCGACAACCTCGACCTCGAATCCGCCGAGGCGCTCGAACAGGCGATCGCCCGCTTCGAGGGCACGGTCGTCGCGGTGACCCACGACCGCTGGTTCGCGCGCTCCTTCGATCGATTCCTCGTGTTCGGGCAGGACGGAGAGGTGTACGAGTCCGAGACGCCCGTGTGGGACGAGCGGCGCGTGGCGCGCGCTCGCTGAGCGGGCCGGCCGTCGCCGGGAACAGGACGGTTGTCGAGAGCAGGACGGATGCCAGGAATGCGGCCTGTTCTGGCGAACCGTCCTGTTCTCAGCTCGTCCAACCGCCTCGATCAACGCCGGCGCGCAAGGTGCAGTCCCTGTGCGACGGCGTTGACGATGGTCTGCTGCACGTACGCGGCATCGAACATGACCTGCTGGTAGTCGAAGCGCAGCACCGTGTACCCGAGCAGGGCGAGCCGGGCATCCTGACGCAGATCGCGGCGGCGATCCTTCGCGGAGCCGTGGAACTCGAATCCGTCGAGCTGCACCACGAGACGCTCGCCGATCAGGGCATCCACCGGATGCCCGTCGATCACCACCTGCTGCCTAACGGGTACGCCGCAGCTGCGGCAGATACGCAGGAAGGCCGTCTCGACGCCGGAGTCCGACAGCGCCCCGACCATCTCGAGCACGGCACCCGCCGCGGTGCTGTGCCACGCGGTGCGACGCAGCTGCGGGAGCGTGACGAGCGTCTTGCGCAACGCCGATTCCCAGATCGCCGTCGCCTCTGCGGGTTCGAGACAGCGTGCGACGTGATAGAGCACGTTCAGGATCGGGTCGTCGACGGCGAACCGGGCGACCGGTGCGGGCCCGGACGCCCAGTGCATGACCCGGGTGGGCGCACTGACTCGCGACGACGTCGAGGGCACCGCGAGGTGGATCTTCGGATCGACGACCGACCACAGGTGCAGCTGCGATGCCGCGGTGACGCAGGTCACGCGGCCGCTCACCTCAGCAGCCGCACGTCGTGCAGGCGAGCATTCGGCCGAGACCAGCCAGGAACGTCGGATCCGCTCGAGCTGTCCGGCATCCACGGCGCGGCGGATCTCATGTTGCGTGTAACCGGCCGTGCGCAGGTCGCTGCTGTGCGCGATGCCGTTGCGCTGCTGCATCCACTTCATGATCGGAGCCCTCATCCTTCGACGATGGCGACCTCGGGTGCCGGTCGGAGCGCCGATACCCACGATCAGGGGATAAGTCGCCGTTGGGCGTGGATGTGCGGGAAGAGTGGCAGTCACCGAGAACCGGACGGTTGTCGACGACAGGACGGATGCCAGGAATCCGACCTGTTCTGGAGAACCATCCTGTTCCGGGCGACGAAGTACGGGGCCCAGACGCCAGAACCGGGCCTTCGCAGCACCACGGGTAGGCTGGAAGGGTGAGCATGGACATCGAGATCGGCCGAGGCAAGCGCGCGCGCCGCGCGTACACGTTCGACGACATCGCGGTGGTCCCATCGCGACGCACCCGCAACCCCTCCGACGTCTCGACGACCTGGACGATCGACGCGTTCCAGTTCGACATCCCCGTGCTCGGCGCGCCCATGGACTCGGTCGTCAGCCCGGCGACCGCCATCGAGCTGGGCAGGCTCGGCGGCCTCGGAGTGCTCGACCTCGAGGGCCTGTGGACCCGCTACGACGACCCGCAGCCGCTGCTGGACGAGATCGCCGCGCTGCCCGCCGACGGCGCCACCGTGCGCATGCAGCAGCTGTACTCCGAGCCGATCAAGCCTGAGCTGGTCAAGCAGCGCCTGGCAGAGATCCGCGAGGCGGGCGTGACGGTCGCGGGCTCGCTGACCCCGCAGCGCACTCAGGAGCTGTACGAGACCGTCGTCGCCGCCGGCGTCGACCTGTTCGTCATCCGCGGCACCACCGTCTCGGCCGAGCACGTGTCGAGCGCCCTCGAGCCCCTGAACCTCAAGAAGTTCATCTACGACCTCGACGTTCCCGTCATCGTCGGAGGCGCCTCCACATACACCGCCGCCCTGCATCTCATGCGCACAGGAGCCGCTGGCGTGCTGGTCGGCTTCGGCGGGGGAGCGGCATCGACCACCCGCGTGACCCTCGGCATCCACGCCCCGATGGCGACCGCCGTGTCCGACGTCGCGGCCGCCCGCCGCGACTACCTCGACGAGTCGGGCGGACGCTACGTGCACGTCATCGCCGACGGTGGCGTCGGCACGTCGGGCGACATGGTCAAGGCTCTCGCGATGGGGGCGGATGCCGTGATGCTGGGCGTCGCGCTGTCGCGCGCGACCGGCGCACCGGGCCAGGGCTACCACTGGGGCGCCGAGGCGCACCACCCCGAGCTGCCCCGCGGTCGCCGCGTCGAGGTCGACCGCGTGGCGGACCTCGAGCAGATCCTGTTCGGACCGGCCCCCGTCGCCGACGGCACGGCCAACCTCATCGGCGCACTGCGCAAGTCGATGGCGACCACCGGGTACTCCGACCTCAAGGAGTTCCAGCGGGTCGAGGTCGTGCTCGCGCCCTACGAGCTGGGATGACGCAGTCGCAGCCGGCCGCGCCGCTGGAGTTCCCGCCGACGCTGCGCGAGGTGATGCTGCGGGGGCGCTGGATCGGCGTGCTCGTGCTGTGCCTCGTGGTCGCCGGCGTGTTCGCCTGGCTCGGCCAGTGGCAGCTCTCGCGCGCGATCGACACCGACCCGCCGCCTCCCGGCGCGACCGAGCAGGTGCGACCGCTCGCCGATGTGATCGAGCCGGGGCAGTATCTGCCCGAGCCGCTCGGCGGCCAGAAGGTCACCACGAGCGGCGAGTGGGTCGCCGAGGACTTCATCGTGATCTCGTCGCGGTTCAACAGGGACGAAGAGGGGTACTGGGTCACCGGTCAGCTCCGGGTGGCCGAGCGCACGTCGATCGCCGTCGCGCTCGGCTGGGCGCCGACCCGCGAGAAGGCGGATGCCGCCGCAGAGGCCCTCGCCCGCGCCGAGGGCGCGCCCGTCTCGCTCACCGGCCGGATCATCGACGATGAGGGTGTCGAGGTGCCGCCGGCCGACGACATCCATGCGCTGACGCGGATGTCTCCTGCAGCGCTGCTCGGGCAGTGGCACGACGTCGAGCAGCTCGACATGTACCGCCCGTACCTGGCGTCCCTCACGGCCCCGGCCGGCCTCGTCGACATCGACTCTCCCGCACCGGCCGAGAAGTCGCCGATCAACTGGCTGAACATCTTCTACGCGGCGGAGTGGGCGATCTTCGCCGGATTCGCGTTCTATCTCTGGTACCGCCTGGCACGGGATGCCTGGGAGCGCGAGGTCGAGGAATTCGAGGATTCCCACACCTGAGGCGTCCGCCTGGTGACCATCCGATGACGGGCCGGCGAAGACTCTTGCCGGATGTCGGGAGTCGGGCCTAGGGTCACTTCATGCGCGTGCGCGTCCTCGCGCACGCGAAGGCTGATCCACGAGATCCGTCGACCTACCCTGAACGAGGAGACCGCATTCATGATGCCCGACCCCGCCGACCGGAACCGCGCTGTTCCCGTCGCACCACAGAGGAAGCGGGGGCGCATCGCGGCGCTCGCGCTCACCACGGCGTTCACGATGAGCATGGGAGCGCTCATCGCAGCCCCCGCCGCCATGGCGGATGTCGCCGGCACCGGCGTCGTGATCAACGAGGCGTACCTGTCGGGCGGCAGCGCAGGCGCCGCCTTCAAGAACAAGTTCATCGAGCTGTACAACCCGACCGACAAGGACGTCGTCCTCGACGGGATGTCGCTGCAGTACCGCTCGGCGACCGGCACCGGCGCCTCCAACGGCGTCGTCGCGCTCAAGGGCACCATCAAGGCCGGCGGCTACTTCCTCGTGCAGGCGAACAGCAACGGCACAGCCGGTGCTGACCTTCCTGCGCCGGACCAGACCAGCACGCTGACCCCGAGCGGCACCACGGGCACCATCGCGCTCGTGCAGTCGACCACGGCCGTGACGCTGCCCGTCGGCGACGCAGCCGGTTCGTCCGGAGTCGTCGATCTGCTCGGCTACGGCGCCTCCAACACGTTCGAGGGCGCCGTTGCCGGCGCTCCGGCCGGAAACACCGATGTGAAGTCGCTGAACCGCACCGACGGCAAGGACACCGATAGCAACAAGGCCGACTTCTCGCTCTCGGCATCCATCACGCCCACCGGATCCGGCAGCACCGGCGGCACCGACCCCGAGCCGAGCATCACGGCGACGATCGCCGAGGTGCAGGGCACCAAGGACGTCTCACCGCTCAGCGGCCAGAACGTCACCGTCCAGGGCGTGATCACCGCCGACTACCGCACGGGCGGGTACAAGGGCATCGTCATCCAGACCGCCGGCTCCGGCGGCGCGAACGACAGCACGCCCGGCGCCTCCGACGGCGTCTTCGTGTTCCTCGACGACAAGAGCGTGCCAGGCGAGATCGGCGACCTCGTCTCGGTGACCGGCGTGGTCGGCGAGCGGTTCGGGCAGACGCAGATCGTCCCTGCAGCGGCATCCGCCGTCACGGTGGTCACCGCCTCCGTCGGCGTCCCCGCGGCGACCGCACTGCCGACCAGCGTGGTCGGCACGGCACGCGAGGCGTACGAGAACATGCTCGTCTCGCCCACCGGCGACTACCTCGTGGCCTCCAGCCACCAGCTCTTCAACTTCGGCACGCTGTGGCTGAACCCCGAGGAGCTCAACGTCAAGAGCACCGAGCTCAAGCGCCCCGGTGCCGGAGCGGATGCCATCGCCGCCGCCAACCGCGCCGACCGCATCCTGCTCGATGACGGCTACAGCATCCAGGTCACCAACAAGGATCACCCGGCCGACCAGCCCTACTTCACGAAGGACGTCGTCGTCCGCAATGGCGACGCGGTCGACTTCACGGGCCGCTCCTACGTGTTGCAGTACGGATTCGATGACTGGCGTCTGCAGCCTGTGACGCCGCTTGACAGCGCCTCGCCCGCCGACCGGAAGGTGTCGTTCACGACGAACAACCCCCGTCCCGAGGTGCCGGCGGTCGGCGGAGACCTGCAGGTCGCGTCGTTCAACGTCTACAACTACTTCACGACCCTCTCGGAAGACGACGAGGACGCCCGTGGCGCGGAGAACGCCGCCGAGTTCGCGATCCAGAAGTCGAAGATCGTCGCAGCGATCAACGGCCTCGACGCCGAGGTCGTCTCGCTTATGGAGATCGAGAACTCGGTCAAGTTCGGCAAGCCCGCCGACACGGCGCTCGCAGACCTCGTCGACGGCCTCAACGCCGCCGCGGGCAGCGATGTGTGGGCGTACGTGCCCACGCCGAAGGCGCTGAACGACGCCGCGACGACGGACTTCATCAAGAACGCGATCATCTACAAGAAGAAGGCCGTCAAGCCCGTCGGCGCGAGCTCGACGATCGTCGACGAGAGCGTGTGGGACATCGCCCGTGAGCCGATCGCCCAGGCGTTCTCGTTCAAGGGCAGGACGATCACGGTCGTCGCGAACCACTTCAAGTCCAAGGGCGGCGACGGCGAGGAGCCGGCCGACGGCCAGGGCCAGTTCAACGCCGAGCGCGTCGAGCAGGCGAAGTCGGTGCTCGCGTTCACCGAGCAGCTCGCCACGCAGAGCCGCAGCGATGACATGCTGCTGATCGGCGACTTCAACGCCTACAGCGAAGAGGACCCGATCCGGGTGTTCACCGACGCCGGCTGGAGCGACCTCGTCGACGACAAGACCGCAGGGCAGTACACCTACACGTTCGACGGCGAGCTCGGCTCGCTCGACCACGTCATCGCATCCCCGTCGCTGAAGAGCTCGATCACGGGGCGGCGGTATGGGGCATCAACTCGCCCGAGTGGAGCGATCGCGGCTACGCGTACGGCGCGGCCGAGACCGGCACGCCCTACCGCTCGAGCGACCACGACCCGATCCTCGTCGGCATCGCCAAGAAGGCGAAGGATGTGCCGGTCAGCATCGACATCGCCACGATCAACGACTTCCACGGCCGGATCGAGGCGAACGGCGCCAGCGCCGGGGCCGCGGTCCTGGCGGGAGCGGTCGATCAGCTGCGCGACGAGAACCCGAACACGATCTTCGCCGCGGCCGGCGACCTGATCGGCGCATCGACGTTCACGTCGTTCATCAACGATGACAACCCCACGATCGACGCGCTCAACGCGGCCGGCCTCGACGTCAGCGCGGCGGGCAACCACGAGTTCGACCAGGGCTGGGAGGACCTGCGCGACCGCGTGCAGGAGCGCGCCGACTGGGAGTACATCTCCTCGAACGTATTCCTCACCGAGACCGGCGAGCCGGCTCTCGCGCCCGCCTGGGTCAAGGAGCTCGACGGCGTTCGCGTCGGCTTCGTCGGAGCCGTCACCGAGGACCTCACCTCGCTCGTCTCCCCGGCCGGAATCGCGGATCTCGAGGTGCGCAGCATCGTCGACTCGGTCAACGCGGTCGCCGACGACCTCACCGACGGCAAGGCCGGCAACGGTGAGGCCGACGTCGTCATCCTGCTGGTGCACGAAGGCGCGACGACCTCCGACCTCTCGTCGATCACACCGGACTCGCCGCTGGGCGAGATCGTCTACGGCGTGGACGACGACGTGGATGCCATCGTCTCGGCCCACACCCACCTCGCCTACAACCACGTCATCGACGGTCGCCCCGTCGTCTCGGCGGGTCAGTATGGCGAGAACCTCGGCGTGATGAACCTGCAGTTCCAGGTGAAGAAGAACAAGGTCGAGCTGCTCTCGATCACCAACGAGATCCGGCCGCTGGCCGGCAACTACCCGGCCGACGCCGAGGTCCAGGCGATCGTCGACAAGGCCACCGCCGAGGCCGACGTGCTCGGTGCCGTCAAGGTGGGCAGCATCTCGGGCGACTTCAACCGCGCTCGTCTGAGCACAGGCAGGGAGAACCGCGGTGGCGAGTCCACCATCGGCAACTTCGTCGCCGACGTGCAGAAGTGGGCCACCGACGCCGACCTCGCCCTGATGAACCCGGGTGGCATCCGCGCCGACCTCACCTACGCGTCGTCGGGCGCGAGCGACCCCGACGGCAACGTCACCTACCGCGAGGCGGCGACGGTGCAGCCGTTCGCCAACACGCTGGTCACGCTGCAGCTGACCGGAGCCCAGTTGAAGGCGGTGCTGGAAGAGCAGTGGCAGCCGGCCGGTGCGAGCCGACCGTTCCTGAAGCTGGGCGTGTCGAAGGGGCTGTCGTACACGTACGACCCCGCGGCGCCTCAGGGCCAGCGCATCACGTCGATCACGCTCAACGGCACCGCGGTCGACCCGGCCGCCTCGTACAAGGTCGCGGCGAACTCGTTCCTCGCCGCCGGAGGCGACAACTTCGGCACGCTCGCACAGGGCACGAACAAGGCCGACACCGGGAAGATCGACCTGCAGTCGATGGTCGACTGGTTCGCGGCGAACGCCGCTGACGACGCCACGGCTGCCGCGCCGGACCTGGTCCAGCGTGCAGTCGGCGCGACGGTCACCCCCGCAGCCGGCAGCTATCAGGCCGGCCAGCAGGTCACCGTGGCGCTCTCATCGCTCGCATTCAGCGCGGGCGAGCAGAAGCCGACCGAGGTCAGCTTCGCCATCGGCGAGGTCCAGCTGGGCACGGCGGCGGTCGACGGGGCGATCGTCGACACCACCGACGAGGGAGGGCGAGCGTCGTTCACCTTCACCGTTCCGGCCGGTGTCGCGGGTCAGACCCTCACGGCGACGCCGAACGTGGGCGCAGCCGTGACGCTCCCGCTGGTGTTCGGCTGACAACGCACGGACGAAGACGGAGGCCGCCGGGACGATCCCGGCGGCCTTCGTCGTGTCCCGATCGGGCGCCGCACCCGGCACACCGGCGCACCCCGATCCGGCGGCTAGAATGGAGGGCATGCCCGAGCCCAGAGTCGCCAGCTTTCCGGCGATCCGCGGAGCGCTGAAGTTCTACCAGATCGCCTCGATCATCACCGGCGTCATGCTGCTGCTGCTCTGTGCCGAGATGGTGCTGAAGTACACGCCGATCCACCTCGAACTGTTCCTCGGAGGATCCGGCGGGCCGCTCTGGTTC
It encodes:
- a CDS encoding ABC-F family ATP-binding cassette domain-containing protein; the encoded protein is MGHIDVSAIALTLPDGRPLLDEVTFRVSAGSTSALIGPNGAGKSTMLRIIRGELGADSGVVTIDGSLGVMDQFVGHGDSGTTVHDLLVRVAPARIRTAAVALEEAENALIDDDTERTQMRYAAAIADYADAGGYEHETVWDQCTVAALGIPFERARFRDLDTLSGGEQKRLALEVLLRGPDDVLLLDEPDNYLDVPGKRWLEQRLRETSKTVLLVSHDRELLARAADRIVTLEVGGAGATAWVHGGGFGTYHRARDERMERLDELRRRWDEQHDKLRKLVATLKVKATANDGFASRYRAAQTRLKWFEDAGPPEERPPAQDFDMRLRGARTGKRAIVCSALELTGLMKPFDAEIWFGDRVAVLGSNGSGKSHFLRLLAGGGSDPDPTLGHLTDAAQALDPVEHTGSATLGARVVPGLFAQTHAHPEFIGRTLLDILHRGDDRRAGMPRDAASSALDRYGLVRQAQQAFDQLSGGQQARFQVLLLELSGATLLLLDEPTDNLDLESAEALEQAIARFEGTVVAVTHDRWFARSFDRFLVFGQDGEVYESETPVWDERRVARAR
- a CDS encoding pyridoxal phosphate-dependent decarboxylase family protein, yielding MSDILERLRRMREGDAPTHGGRVLSYVYDSGLDEIDDLADAAARLARPLNGLDPTVFPSIAAMERDVIGFTRRMLHGGRSVVGTVTSGGTESCLLAVKTARDLWRSSHPEHASRRPRLVAPATAHAAFIKAAQLFDLDFDPVPCSPDGVVSASDVIERLGEDVALVVVSAPSYPTGALDPIAEVAAAASARGISCHVDSCFGGFVLPWWPDLPSWDFRVRGVTSISADLHKFGYAPKGVSVLLQRGRRRHRAQFFATTGWAGYPVVNPTLLGSRSASPLAAAWAITQHLGSDGYARLTGSIHRVASAVAAAVEGIPGLRVIGDPTGPAIALGADPSVPEEKRVDPHRLADALVAHGWKIQPQPGLVQSDGVRISHSAHLTLTPVLEQRVGEFIGALAASADEVRGQGQADPRMLLAALRALGYGEGGRVPGPAAAWRLLRLAGAGSVSADQPMSMLMALIEQLPRPVAEALLTELLARMSEP
- a CDS encoding OsmC family protein — its product is MTLLSDRFTAVPDVTADERAERLTDAGEVWNERIARDVTNAALTYRVTGRGVGSVGTEIQSGRHRFLVDEPAGLAGDDTAPSPVEYALGALVSCQVVVFRLYAQALGLTIDEIEISAEGDLDVRKLFGIDESGRAGFHDVRVRVEITGPNTAEEYDRLRAVVDEHCPVLDLFANPVPVSGALV
- a CDS encoding MFS transporter — its product is MGSLGTGGFATLPGLVLVYYLTDSLGVTALAAGAIVTGAKVWDVLIDPVIGGLSDAALARTGSRRGLMLIGSIGLPIAFALTFAVPAGMGPAASGAWVLIAFMLAATCFSLFQVPYIALPAELTDDYRERTRLLTWRVVVLTVAILLFGAGGPEIRGMFPDDPRLGYLVMAVVAAVLLGLGLVIASTVAQSRPPLPVRPGASIAMHYRDGITVLRESQPFRVLLGTFMLQGLATGLMLAAAQFVARWVLGDEGAVTPLFVALIAPALLMAPVWKAVADRVGKERGFRLASAVFLVATVVLGLMVWIPGWWILAPVSLAGAAYAGMQTLPMAMLPDVIAHDRTAGGGDGRSGVFSGVWTAGETTGMALGATVLSVVLALTGYIETTAAVEVAQPDAAVAGIAVAFSLLPAALMLLSMVVLARYRLREQDIVGTSA
- a CDS encoding type IV toxin-antitoxin system AbiEi family antitoxin domain-containing protein produces the protein MRAPIMKWMQQRNGIAHSSDLRTAGYTQHEIRRAVDAGQLERIRRSWLVSAECSPARRAAAEVSGRVTCVTAASQLHLWSVVDPKIHLAVPSTSSRVSAPTRVMHWASGPAPVARFAVDDPILNVLYHVARCLEPAEATAIWESALRKTLVTLPQLRRTAWHSTAAGAVLEMVGALSDSGVETAFLRICRSCGVPVRQQVVIDGHPVDALIGERLVVQLDGFEFHGSAKDRRRDLRQDARLALLGYTVLRFDYQQVMFDAAYVQQTIVNAVAQGLHLARRR
- a CDS encoding GuaB3 family IMP dehydrogenase-related protein, translated to MDIEIGRGKRARRAYTFDDIAVVPSRRTRNPSDVSTTWTIDAFQFDIPVLGAPMDSVVSPATAIELGRLGGLGVLDLEGLWTRYDDPQPLLDEIAALPADGATVRMQQLYSEPIKPELVKQRLAEIREAGVTVAGSLTPQRTQELYETVVAAGVDLFVIRGTTVSAEHVSSALEPLNLKKFIYDLDVPVIVGGASTYTAALHLMRTGAAGVLVGFGGGAASTTRVTLGIHAPMATAVSDVAAARRDYLDESGGRYVHVIADGGVGTSGDMVKALAMGADAVMLGVALSRATGAPGQGYHWGAEAHHPELPRGRRVEVDRVADLEQILFGPAPVADGTANLIGALRKSMATTGYSDLKEFQRVEVVLAPYELG